The window tagctgggattacaggcatgcaccaccacacccagctagttttgtatttttagtagagatggggtttctccacgttggtgaggctggtctcgaactcctgacctcaggtgatccgcctgcctcggcctcccaaagtgctgggattataggtgtgagccactgcgcctggcttcttTATACTGAGTCTTAAAagatctctttaaaaattaagtttaaaaagaatAGCACACATCAGTATGTATGTATACGtctcatttatatgaaatcaggaaatatatatgttattactTATTATACATAAATTGTCTGGAAGGATATATAAGCTATTGTGAACACTGGTTGCTCTGGAGAGGGAAAGCTGGAAGGCGGTTAATGGAGGGAGGCCAACTTACGTTTTACTGTATACTCCTTTGTACCATGTGAATGTATTAACCTATTCGAcaattagtttaaaaatttttttttaactattaaaaagGTATACATTGTCCTTAGGGGAAAGGTGTGGTAGAATTTATAGAAGAAACAATAAATTTTGTCCCAAACCCATTATCCTTCCCATACCCACTCTGTAAGGCCACTGCTAACACAGTCTCTGAGCCTGACCTGACCCAGGCAGGGCCCCAAAAGTTCTGCAGTACTGGTCTTGCTTCctcaagaaaaacaaatcctCTTTCTGCATTTCTTTGGAAATACTGAGCAAAAAGAGATGGCTGGGATTTCACAGAAATTACATGTTAACTTTTAGATCACTGCTGAAACTAAAGAATGGGTCTAGAAACCAAAACGAAAGAACTGGATAGAACACTGGAAATCTCAATGAATGCTGGAAAGCCCTCTACATACTATTTCATTTTCTGCCTTGGTAATAGGGTAGCTAATAGAAGATAAAAACAGAGAAGATGAGAATGTCTTATGCAAATAACAACCTTTAGCATTCTTTACTCACACAGCAGTATTCCTTAGTGGGTACATACTCATGCATAGACAAGCTTTACCCAAAAGAACAAGTCCATACCATGCAGAACACAATCCCATGATGAAACCTCTCTAAAAGCCTGACTGGCTACTAAAACCAattggtgttttttttaaattctggagtTAGTAGCTACATCATGCAAGCTGGGAAACAGTGATTAAGAAATAGTGTCACTTGTAGGCTGTGAAAAATCTCAAAGACAAGGGAACATTTTTTGAAAGCTAGATTCAGGGAAGCCACGattaaatgtatacttttttggggaattgggggtggggggaaacgGGGCTACCATTTCTAAATCTTAAAGGAATCATCTTCTTAATCTCATTCCAATTACTTGACTGAATAGAGccaaaaaagagtaaaattatgAGGAACACAACATGGGCAAGTTTTATGGACTATGTTTGATGGACACAGACTATGCCCAAAACTCAAACCCACATGGAACTGTGGGGCAATGGATATAAGCAACAAACTGGTCAAAAAATGTATCTGTATCATTGAGAGATCATTTCCCATtactagaaacacaaataaatcgGTGCCTACCAATGCTGGTTTGAGGCCACCATTTCCTCATAAGGAGGTGGACTGATTTCATTTAACCTAAAAGCAGTTTGGATATTTAGTCCCACCAGCACAAGCTacatataaattgaaaaaaatctcatgcACATAGCTagacatgaaatattttctttcctcctgtgAATCCTTATACCAAGTAATGATTAAAATTTAGCTGTAAACTTGATACATAGGaggcacaattttaaaaaaattaagaaatggatGATGATAGGTCTTTTGTTAGACAATTCATTGAAAATTCAACTTCCCCTAAAATTCAACGTTCAGTGCTGGGTAAAAAAGGCATGCAACCAAGTTACCAGCCTCCTCAAGCAGGACACAAGGAACACATTGGCTGCAGAAAACACACCGTAGCAGTTATAGGTTTCATGCCAACAAACCAATGATTAACAAGGATGATTAGAGTCTGGATGGAGCCAAGACACAAGCTCTTTGCCTTTCTGATGCTGACTCAAAAGCCACAAGCACACACATTTCCCCATGGCAGGTTCATACCAGCGGACTTCAGTTGCTTATGTCTCTCTTGTTCCTGGATTGTAGACTTTGGCAAAAGTGGAGTAAGTCCTCGGGACTTGGTGGGTCTCATGTAGCCTTTCATTGGTTCTGCCATTCtgcttttatcttcctttttcccttctcctGGTGTCTTTGATTcagatttttctgtcattttctgaGGTGTCTCCAAAATCTTATCTTTGGGTTCTGGGAGTCGAACACCCTTGGAAGCAGTCATTATTACTAACGTATCCGCCACCTCTGAAGGAGGAGCTTCGACTTTGCTATGTAAGAAATCTGACTGGATTTCTGGTGTTGGCAAGGAAACGCTTTCCAATTCCGTGATTTTACAAGCCAGACTAATTTCTTTCAATTTATCATTTTCACTTTTTGGAGACAAAAGAGTCAGATCTACCTTCTTATTCAAACTATCTGAACCTTTGGAATTTCTATCTTGAGCATTTTGGTCCTCACAAAAACTGAGCTTTTGTGCTTTGTCTTCCAGTAAGTCAGGAATCTGAACTGCAACAGACCCTTCTTTAgtctctttctcttcattcaCTGGATGTGCTGGGAAATTACCTCTATCTGCATATCCTTCTAGGGCTCTGGCCTCTCCTGGTAGGCTCTGGTCTTCTACTGGCACTCCAGGAAGGAGGTGACCTTTTGCTAGCTCTGTGACTTTCTCTACTGAATGCTTAGACGCACCACTGTGCACTGACTCAGATTCTCCTATCACATGCCCTTCATCGATCCCTGCTTCATTTTTCATGGAATCAGCAAGCTCAGCTTTATTCTTAAGAGAGTGATCTCCATGAATGTTAACTGTTTCTATGGCTGTTGTAATAGGTAGAGCAACTCCTCCTGTGCTTGTAGAGGGCACAACAGCAGAGGGACCCTTGGGTCTTTCTTGACCTGGGACTCCATCTTTGGTGTAGTTATCTACCATTAATGATTTGGAAATCTGGGCTGGGGCtatctcttgcccattttttgCCAAGGTATCTGGAAAGGAATCACCTTCCTTTACTACTTGAGGAGTAGGAGTGGGCAGTTTTTCACAGGCTGCTGATTCCAGAACCTCTAGAGGAGATGATTTATTTATCAGCTCTGATGGTGTTCTGGGACAGGTAAATGTAATATTTCTATTTTCGTCCATATAGGCCATTCCTTCAATTCCCTGGTCCCCTGTGGTTTCCATGGGAACATGTATTTTTGTTGCATCTATCTTATTCTCCAGAATGTGCTTCTCAGGAGaactatttttaacctttttactTTTTCCATCATTACTCCTTTTACTTGGTTTGTCAGCCACTGCAGTGTATCTATTGGCTGCATCTGTCTTATTCTCCTCAGATACTACTGAAGGAACAAATCCTGCCCCCTGGATTTGCTCTTGGCAGCTCACATCTGTCACCTTGGCAGGTGGTTCAGTAACAGTAGAAGCCTTGACTGTGCTTATCTTGTTTTCCCCAAGAGTCCCAAGCTCAACAAAATTAACCTGAAAATTTCCACCCTTCCTGTCAACTGCTTCCACTGTGGGTGTATCTGGTGTATGTGAGAACGAAGAATCATGCATTTTGGGGAAAGTAAATCCTATTTCCTTGCTTTTATGGGGAATACTACCAGTATCTCCATCCTTCCCTTCAAAAGGTGGGTTAAggatttcttccttcctctccattctAGCAGGCTGTgtggaataattatttttaaactttttgctttTGCCTTCATTGCCTCTCTTTTTAGGCTTTTCAGAAATCCAGGGAGCTGCCTCATGATCCTTCCATGGACACCTTCCTTCCTTGCTCTGGTTATTGACACCCATATCTTTGACTACATCTCCTGTTTCTGTGCTAACACCAGAAGTCTGAGTCATGCCTGATCCACTTTCCAAAGGAATCAATGCCTGCATGGTGCCTGCCACCTTAGGCTGAGTCATCTCTTTAGGCTCCCCCATCACCACTGCCTCCGTGAGATCAGCCTTAGTGCCTGGTTGCTTTGAAGAATTCAGCCCCAGCTCCTCACTCTTATCCTGAGTAGTCATTCCTTCAGTTTTAGAGACTGGCTCACTCGGTATGAGAACAGCCCTTCCGTCCTTCTGGCTGTCCAGAAGAAATGGCAGCTCAGATTTTGCTTTTACCTTCCCAGAATCTGTTCTCATTTTCCCAGaacttccccttcccttcctgcttTTGCCATCACCTGCCATTCTCTTAAATGGTTCATTCTCTACCCCAGGGACCTGTACCAACACTTGGCCCTGCAGCTGCTCAGAAGTAAAGATGCTGATCTCTTGTCTTTCGTTGGGAAAAGCTTCCTTTTTTAGTTCTTTATCCTCTTCAGCTCCTTCAGGAAACTCCTTCAGTTTGACATTCTGCAGTTTAGTCATTTTACTTTCATTATTCCCTTCTTTTAGATTACATTCTAATGGATTACTTGCTATCAAAGTGGGTACCAAATTTGGTATTTCTTTTGCTGCTGTGGGTTTTGAAACTACACCCATAACCTCTTGGTCCAAGAAAGGAGAGCAACCCTCTTTAAGTCTGATATCCAAAGGGGTTTCTACATTGTATGCAGAAACTTCTGCTAGGGGTCCTTTCAGATTGAGAGGGCCTACTGACTGGCTTTTATCTACAGGAGTCTTCAGGTGGGGTGCAGGCTGTGGTTTGTATTCATGTTGCTTCAGCAATTTCTTGTCTTGGTTTTGTAGTACTGACTTGTTACTTTTGCTCTCTTCCTCTACTCTCAGCTTAGACTGAGAACTTATTGCAGTTTTGGGGGCTTCTTCAGAAGGATATAAAGGAATTCTGAGACTCTCTGAGACAAAGTTCTCAGCTACCAGTCTGGCTGCACTGGAGTTAACTAAACATTCCCTTTTCAAGTTTTCTCCAGATACAAGTCCATATTCTGTACCCATAGTGGTAGGCTGGCTGGGGAGAACACCTGATTTTTGTGTGTCAGCTGCAAATGGATGACCTTTAGGCTTATCTGCATTGTCATCATCCGAAGGTCCTCCAGCCCGTGGTTGAGAATATCTCTTTTGCtttggtttcttcttctttttcttcatcattaTTGGTGTGCTTTCTATATCCCAGGCCTCCCTGCCAAGAtccctctggggttcaagtgagtcAACATGAATACTTTTTCTTTGGTTCCCAGGCCCACCACAGGAGGATGAACCAGAGACCCAACCTGACTCAGACAAAGAGCAGTGGCCCAGCCTGTGATCAAGAGTCTTCCATGGAGGAGAGCctcccagcagctcaggagggACCCTGGCAGGCTTGGGCCGGGTTGACCTGCGGTCACTGGGTCTGCAAACTTGTTTGGCTTGTGTGGGAGGGGTACCGCAATACATGAAGTTGGCTAAAATTCCAAACAAAAAACTCCTCGTtattgtttcttaaaaacaacaaaaaacaaacaaacaaacaaaaaaaccagaccATATAAATGACTAATTTAAGGAGGCTATTTTCACTAATACATATAGTACTTACTGTAATTTGCTCAGGAAAACAGtcttttctaaaacatttctCACTTTTAACTGGCGCtagcaaaaatatttaacagatCATCATCTCAGGTAAAGattgttttcaaacatttataaaatatttgaaatttcagAAGTAGCAggattgaacttttaaaaatgaaacatttcacATCTTTTAACCTCTAAAAATAAGCACTTACTGCCTGTAAATCTCATCTGATTTATATTGGTCATTCTTAGTGCTTGCCTCTTTTTGGTGAAATTTATTAATTGCTTCAGTTAAATATACATGATTTTGGACAAAATTTATAATTCTAAGACTAGGTCACCAATATTAAACTAATACTTGTCAAACAAACCAGACAGATTCTGGGAACTAGATCAGAAGGCCAGACTTAAGTCActtcacgcacacacacaaaatatactgAATCCACATTTTGGTCAGAGAAAAATTCTCATGATTCCAGAACCAGAGCATCCTACTTTGAAAGACAAATATGTTAAATTTCAACATTCTGCTCCTAAATGTACTTcccaaaagacagagaaatatatataatgttaagtaggataattaattttaacaattaaGATGAGTACCTTTGGAAGAGTTTCAGCAGGTGATCTGGTCTAACCTTCCTCCCAGTTAATATAATATGGATCCAAGATCCTGGCAAGAGTCTCATTAAGAGCAGGTATATGCCAGCTCCTGTCAAGTCTGACCCAATAAATTGATTTCCAAGaatattataatatgtaaatagTGGATTTCATTCTTGTCCTTACCCCTCCAATATCCTCTAAATCCTAGCCTTTGTTTAATATCTCAGGTTAATTATTGCATCGCTCAAAAAATTGCTAGGCTATAGTATCCCCCAGTATTTATAACATTTAATTCAGCAATTAATCAGCAGCTATTCAGTGCCAtcttttatactattttattcaattattatgTAAATCTTGGGTTTCAGAGTTCATGCCTGAGAACTTATCTCTTCATTCAGgttataatataataattcagGGGGCAAGGACGGGGACTTAAATATCTATATGCCTTAACATGGTGTATTTTGTATACCATAAGCACTTGATAAATCTTTACTGATTTGTTGAGTCagtaaaacaacatttaaaaaaaaaatcacacatttatTTAAGCTCTAGTCTTGTGCTAGGTAGTGTGCAAAGCATTAGagattctaagtgaaataagtcatgGGCCCTTATGTCCCATATGTCAGGATGTCCACATTCCAATCATAGTCacagaaaagtaaacagaaaatcaaGTTGATAATCATATACATATGCTTCTGGGTTATTAAAAACAGGTAATCTTCAAATTCACTGAATAATCAAACTTTAAATTGGAAAGTATCTTAGAGCAGTACCTCTCAAAGTTTAATGAAAATTAGAATTATCTggggatctaattaaaatgcagataataattACAAAGGCCTAAGGTAGagcccaagattctgcatttctaccaGCCTCTCAGGTAATGTAGATGCTGTTGGGCCATGGAACACTGTAACTAGTAAGACTTTAGAGAACATTTGAccaattaatttatattatagcTAAGTAAACTGAGATATAGGCAAGTTATGTAACTTGCTTAAGACCACACAGGATAGAATAGTGAATAGCTGAACCAGATCAAAATTTGGGTGTCCTTTCTTCACTATGAAAACAGtggagaaggccaggcacggtcgctcacgcctgtaatcccaacactttgggaggctgaggtgggcagatcaccagaggtcaggagtttgagaccagcctggccaacatggtgaaacctcatctctactaaaaattagccgggcatggtggcaggcgcctgtaatcccagctactcaggaggctgaggcaggagaatcgcttgaacccagtaggtggaggatgcagtgagccaagatcacgccattgcacgccagcctgggcgacagagtgagactctgtctcaaaaaaaaaaaaacaacgacaacaacaacaaaaaaaacagtggagaaaaaaaaaattaggtatccTGATTTGCTGTagtagtaatttttaaagatataacaaGCTGACATTCTGTCTAAACCAGATAAAATCTGTCTAAGAGAATTGACTTCATAAACTATACTGCTGATTACCACCATACAACAGGGAACTAGAGACAATGTCTACCATCACTACTCTATCGCCCCTAATTTGTTTCAAAgagttcattttgttttcctaactTACCTGAGGTCTCTGAAGAAAGCTCAGAAGGTTGACTGTTGCATGGTTTCCTTTCCCCTAGTTTTTCTAACACAGAATCCTCCTCGGCCGGCAAGCTGCACTTTTTCCCCGTTCCTGTGACGGTTTCTAAAGGTAATAACAAAAGCCACACACGTTTCAGAGAAGCATGATTTCAGCTATTTTCCATCTGCCAGAAATTGGATATGGGATTAGTTTCTGAGGAGTTCTCCTACAAGGGGCAGCAAAGGAGTGAAGTGGTAGTTGGAAGCTGAAGTTGGGAAGGTATGTCTagttatgttacttttttttttttttttgagatggagtttttcactctttgttgctcaggctggagtgcaatggtgcgatctcggctcaccacaacctccgtctcccaggttcaagtgattctcctgcctcagcctcccgagtagctgggattacaggcatgcgccaccatgcccggctaattttgtatttttagtggagacggggtttctccatgttggtcaggctagtcttgaattcccgacctcaggtgatccgcccacctcggccgcccaaagtgctgggattacaggtgtgagccaccatgcccggtcaatGTTTCGTTTTTTAAGATGGGAAAAATAACAAACGTTTGTTAAATGGGTGGGAATGATCCaatgaaaaaagatttaaattggTATGAGGGGCAAAAAAGGGAAGAATACATGGGGCAATATATCGAGTAGGAAAGAGGAGATGGAATCTAGGGCAAAATGAGGAGAGGTTGGTCTTAATTAGGAGCAGGAACAGTTTACTTATAAAAACGGGAACTTTCATAAGCAGAGACCATGGATACAGATACAAGTAGTTGGGTAGATAATGGAATAGAAGTTTGTCGATGTTCTATTTTATTGCTTGACTTATCTGCAAGAAAAACAGGACAATCAGCAGAGAATGAACATAGAAAAggtgttggaggtgggaggagggtaaaGGCGGGAAAGAGTTGTCTAGGAGAGCAGGAGTATGAATAAACTTGCAAAGTACAGTGTGACTGTCTGTACTTTACCTGGCATGATGTTTGTCCTTAGTCTTCTCGAGACTACAACCTGGTAGAGAGAAATACTGAGAATAAGCACAAGCACGTACCTGGTGAAATCATGAAAGTAGGTGCAGCTGACTGCCCCACATCCTGCAGAGATTCTAAATGGGAATCCTCACTTATTCCTTTTTGTGTTTGTGCAATTTCCATGTCTTTAATTGGAACTGGTGTTGCCTCTGTTTCTGAGAGTGGTGGAACATCTTTGGCTGGAGTCACATTGTTGGCCAGGGTCAGAACCCCATCCTTAGCCAGGGGTGCTTCTGTTTTGAGGGCTGGGACCTGATCCTCAGTCAGGGCCACCTCCATTTCTGGAGGCAGACATACGTTCTTGATGAGAACTACTTCTGTTTCTGGAGGTGGAGTCACATCCTTGCCCAGAGCCATTTCTGTTTCTGATAGTGGAGACATGTCCTTCAACAAGCCCACTTCTTTTACTGTGGACGGAGCCACATCCTTGGCCGGGGCTATTTCTGTTTCTGGGAGTTGAGCCATGTCCTTGACTGGGGCCACCTCTGCTTCTAAAGGTAGTGCTTTATCCTTGGTCAAGATCACGTTGGTTTCCGGGGGCAGTGTCATGTCCCTGGCCAGGGCTACCTCTGTTTCTGAGGACAAAGCCACCTTCTCAGCAGAGGATATTTCTGTGGATGATATAATGTCATTAGCCTGTGCCACCTCTATTTCTGAGAGTAATACCAAATCCTTGGCTGGGACTATCTTGTTTTCTTTGGGTGGTCCCATGTCCTTGGAAGGAGCCAAGTCCATTTTTATAGGAGATgccctctctgtttctttcttgttttctttgggTGGTCCCATGTCCTTGGAAGGGGCTAAGTCCATTTTTATAGGAGATGccctctctgtttctttcaaCAGTGTCACATCCTTGGCTGGGGCTACCTCTGTTTCTGTGGGCAGTACCACATTCTTGGCTGAAGATACATCTGTTTCTGTGGGCCATCTGACATCCTTAACCAGGGCCACTTCTTTTTCTGTGGGTAGTTCCATGTCCTTGACTAGGGCCATATCTGATTCCATGGATGGCTGCATGTCCTTGGCCAGTGTCACATCTAATTTGGTGGGTGATTCCATATCTTTAGCCAATGCCACCTCGGTTTTTGTAGCTAGTGCCATGTCCTTGGCGAGGGCCATCTCTGTTTCTTTAGATGGTGCCATGTCAGTAGTCTTCAGTCCCATCATTATTTCCAATGCTTGTGCTGGTGGCCTCTCTTCTGATGCCATTTCTATCTCCTTGGCTAGCTCTAAGGGAACTAAATTGGAAATTTAGGACACATCATTGTCTACTCATACCTTTGCATTAAAAATGCTTACTTTCTTCAGGCATGAGAGTATTTGGCTTTTGTGACCATAAGACTGTACACATAACTAAGAATTAAtgttaggccgggcacagtggctcacgcctgtaatcccagaactttgggaggccgaggcggatggatcatctgaggtcaggagttcgagaccagcctgacaaacatggtgaaaccctgtctctactaaaaatacagaaattagccatgcagtggcaggcgcctgtaatcccagctacttgggaggctgaagcaggagaattgctagaacccaggaggcggagtttgcaatgaaccgagatcacggcattgcactccagcctgggggacagggcaagagtccgtctcaaaaaaaaaaaaaaaaaaagaagaagaagctaaTGTCAAGTAACATATTCTGCCTACTCTTTGACAGTCTCAACACTTGGAAGAATAAGATGTAAAATACTGGGAGGACAAGTAGTGGAGGAGAAAtggcaaagaagagagaaaacatagGCTTCAAAAATAACACGGGCACAGAATTAGTATTAGAAAGATAATCTGTGGGACAGCAGGTCAGTCATGCTTCCTATCAAGAAAAACTCCAGAGTTCTAAATCTGtactgaatttttgtttttgttttttgagacacggtctcacgctgttgcccaagctggagtgcagtagcatgatctcggctcccgggttcaagcaattctcctgtctcagcctccctagtagctgggattataggtacacgccaccacgctgagcttatttatttatttatttagctctttcacccaggctggagtgcagtggcgcaatctcggctgacagcaacctctgccttccggtttcaagtgattctcctgcctcagcctccctagtagctgggattacaggcacctgccaccacgcccagctaattttttgtatttttagtagagacggggtttcaccatgttggccaggctggtctcgaactcctgacctcaggtgatctgcccgccttggcctcccaaagtgttgggattacaggcgtgagccaccgtgcctagaccaatttttgtattttttgtagaaatggggtttcaccatgttggctgggctggtctggaactcctgacctcaagtgatctgcctgcctcagcttcccaaagtgctgggattataagtgtgagccaccacaccaggccgtAAATCTgtactgaattaaaaaaaaaaattctgatacctaatacaatgaaaatgtgatgaaaaaaatatatatatgttaaaaaatttaaaaaaagtatttatgtGCCCGTTAACCCTAAGTGTTATAGTTCAACAATTTAATTCCTCCAGTGGTGATATCACTAATATAAGCAAAACATTTGTGATTGTTCTGAAATTTTTATACCTGCTGTAAGCTGCTAAAAAATACACCTGATGATTTATATTGATTACCAATACTGCAACCATTAACTGATAAAGGGAGTCTCTAATAGTTTACCTGCCGTTGGCTGAGGAGGTTCTGCAACAGCCTCTGGGGAAACAAAGGACTCTGAGTGTGGAGAGTTTAAGGCTTCCACAGACCACCCCTGAGGTACAACAGCTGTGTTGCAGGGAGACATACCTAATATTGAAacacaaacaaatacattttgaaactTAGTAAACATTGGAAACAAAAggtatttgatatatttttgttttgttttgttttgtttgttttttttttgagacagagtttcgctctgttgcccacgcagacagagtgaagtggcgtgatctcggctcactgcaagctccgcttcccgggttcacgccattctcctgcctcagtctcccgagtagctgggactacaggcgcctgccacagctcccggctaattttttgtatttttagtagaggcggggtttcacca is drawn from Homo sapiens chromosome 3, GRCh38.p14 Primary Assembly and contains these coding sequences:
- the MAP4 gene encoding microtubule-associated protein 4 isoform X12, with the translated sequence MADLSLADALTEPSPDIEGEIKRDFIATLEAEAFDDVVGETVGKTDYIPLLDVDEKTGNSESKKKPCSETSQIEDLPLPPHPASLSFHLPLDTPSSKPTLLANGGHGVEGSDTTGESKSLGMASGSGSPTEFLEEKMAYQEYPNSQNWPEDTNFCFQPEQVVDPIQTDPFKMYHDDDLADLVFPSSATADTSIFAGQNDPLKDSYGMSPCNTAVVPQGWSVEALNSPHSESFVSPEAVAEPPQPTAVPLELAKEIEMASEERPPAQALEIMMGLKTTDMAPSKETEMALAKDMALATKTEVALAKDMESPTKLDVTLAKDMQPSMESDMALVKDMELPTEKEVALVKDVRWPTETDVSSAKNVVLPTETEVAPAKDVTLLKETERASPIKMDLAPSKDMGPPKENKKETERASPIKMDLAPSKDMGPPKENKIVPAKDLVLLSEIEVAQANDIISSTEISSAEKVALSSETEVALARDMTLPPETNVILTKDKALPLEAEVAPVKDMAQLPETEIAPAKDVAPSTVKEVGLLKDMSPLSETEMALGKDVTPPPETEVVLIKNVCLPPEMEVALTEDQVPALKTEAPLAKDGVLTLANNVTPAKDVPPLSETEATPVPIKDMEIAQTQKGISEDSHLESLQDVGQSAAPTFMISPETVTGTGKKCSLPAEEDSVLEKLGERKPCNSQPSELSSETSANFMYCGTPPTQAKQVCRPSDRRSTRPKPARVPPELLGGSPPWKTLDHRLGHCSLSESGWVSGSSSCGGPGNQRKSIHVDSLEPQRDLGREAWDIESTPIMMKKKKKKPKQKRYSQPRAGGPSDDDNADKPKGHPFAADTQKSGVLPSQPTTMGTEYGLVSGENLKRECLVNSSAARLVAENFVSESLRIPLYPSEEAPKTAISSQSKLRVEEESKSNKSVLQNQDKKLLKQHEYKPQPAPHLKTPVDKSQSVGPLNLKGPLAEVSAYNVETPLDIRLKEGCSPFLDQEVMGVVSKPTAAKEIPNLVPTLIASNPLECNLKEGNNESKMTKLQNVKLKEFPEGAEEDKELKKEAFPNERQEISIFTSEQLQGQVLVQVPGVENEPFKRMAGDGKSRKGRGSSGKMRTDSGKVKAKSELPFLLDSQKDGRAVLIPSEPVSKTEGMTTQDKSEELGLNSSKQPGTKADLTEAVVMGEPKEMTQPKVAGTMQALIPLESGSGMTQTSGVSTETGDVVKDMGVNNQSKEGRCPWKDHEAAPWISEKPKKRGNEGKSKKFKNNYSTQPARMERKEEILNPPFEGKDGDTGSIPHKSKEIGFTFPKMHDSSFSHTPDTPTVEAVDRKGGNFQVNFVELGTLGENKISTVKASTVTEPPAKVTDVSCQEQIQGAGFVPSVVSEENKTDAANRYTAVADKPSKRSNDGKSKKVKNSSPEKHILENKIDATKIHVPMETTGDQGIEGMAYMDENRNITFTCPRTPSELINKSSPLEVLESAACEKLPTPTPQVVKEGDSFPDTLAKNGQEIAPAQISKSLMVDNYTKDGVPGQERPKGPSAVVPSTSTGGVALPITTAIETVNIHGDHSLKNKAELADSMKNEAGIDEGHVIGESESVHSGASKHSVEKVTELAKGHLLPGVPVEDQSLPGEARALEGYADRGNFPAHPVNEEKETKEGSVAVQIPDLLEDKAQKLSFCEDQNAQDRNSKGSDSLNKKVDLTLLSPKSENDKLKEISLACKITELESVSLPTPEIQSDFLHSKVEAPPSEVADTLVIMTASKGVRLPEPKDKILETPQKMTEKSESKTPGEGKKEDKSRMAEPMKGYMRPTKSRGLTPLLPKSTIQEQERHKQLKSAGIARPEEGRPVVSGTGNDITTPPNKELPPSPEKKTKPLATTQPAKTSTSKAKTQPTSLPKQPAPTTIGGLNKKPMSLASGLVPAAPPKRPAVASARPSILPSKDVKPKPIADAKAPEKRASPSKPASAPASRSGSKSTQTVAKTTTAAAVASTGPSSRSPSTLLPKKPTAIKTEGKPAEVKKMTAKSVPADLSRPKSTSTSSMKKTTTLSGTAPAAGVVPSRVKATPMPSRPSTTPFIDKKPTSAKPSSTTPRLSRLATNTSAPDLKNVRSKAKVEKKTEAAATTRKPESNAVTKTAGPIASAQKQPAGKVQIVSKKVSYSHIQSKCGSKDNIKHVPGGGNVQIQNKKVDISKVSSKCGSKANIKHKPGGGDVKIESQKLNFKEKAQAKVGSLDNVGHLPAGGAVKTEGGGSEAPLCPGPPAGEEPAISEAAPEAGAPTSASGLNGHPTLSGGGDQREAQTLDSQIQETN